The Streptomyces sp. NBC_01275 genome has a segment encoding these proteins:
- a CDS encoding carboxymuconolactone decarboxylase family protein: MNAKTAEESEEPAAGSDLRAAGLEALRAVLPGVFPEGDVDLRDGQVGEELVEIGLTTVFGSLWARKGLGFRDRSLVTLGILIALGAESELKTHVRIALTNGLTEDEIAEVIYHSAGYAGYPRATAARTAAREALAR, encoded by the coding sequence ATGAACGCGAAGACCGCCGAGGAGTCCGAGGAGCCCGCAGCCGGCTCGGATCTGCGGGCCGCGGGTCTCGAAGCCCTGCGCGCGGTGCTGCCCGGGGTGTTTCCCGAGGGTGACGTCGACCTGCGGGACGGACAAGTGGGTGAGGAACTTGTCGAGATCGGCCTGACGACCGTGTTCGGCTCCCTGTGGGCCCGCAAGGGGCTCGGGTTCCGGGACCGCAGCCTGGTCACGCTGGGCATCCTGATCGCGCTCGGCGCCGAGTCGGAGCTGAAGACCCACGTCCGGATCGCGCTGACCAACGGACTGACCGAGGACGAGATCGCCGAGGTCATCTACCACTCCGCCGGATACGCCGGCTACCCCCGCGCCACGGCGGCCCGCACCGCCGCCCGCGAGGCA
- a CDS encoding nuclear transport factor 2 family protein — protein MSTSTEASVAANVQAAIAAYAQALDTGRLDDVAELFWPDGVAEIAGIGTFEGQEAIRKGYSAFAPTQPQLHLTANTVVTSWTQDEATAVSNLAFFQRGEAGWAVLLVGRYDDTLSRRDGVWRFQRRVTTFLQ, from the coding sequence ATGAGCACATCGACCGAGGCCTCGGTCGCGGCGAACGTCCAGGCCGCGATCGCCGCCTACGCACAGGCGCTGGACACCGGACGCCTCGACGACGTGGCCGAGCTGTTCTGGCCCGACGGCGTCGCCGAGATCGCCGGCATCGGCACCTTCGAAGGCCAGGAGGCCATACGCAAGGGGTACTCGGCCTTCGCCCCGACCCAGCCCCAACTCCACCTGACGGCCAACACCGTCGTCACCTCGTGGACGCAGGACGAGGCGACCGCCGTGAGCAACCTCGCGTTCTTCCAGCGCGGCGAGGCGGGCTGGGCGGTGCTGCTCGTGGGCCGCTACGACGACACGCTCAGCCGGCGTGACGGCGTCTGGCGGTTCCAGCGGCGGGTGACGACCTTCCTGCAGTAG
- a CDS encoding NAD(P)/FAD-dependent oxidoreductase: MSESTKVSSAWTDVLVIGAGVTGIYQLYLAREAGFSARLIEAGTGVGGTWYWNRYPEARFDSESYTYGYLFSKELWEEWEWSEKFAGQPEIERYFNHVVDRFDLRRDIRLGVKVTEAVYDEPSGTWTVRGSDGTEFRARYVVAATGNLSVPFIPAIPGREDFRGEQHHTSRWPKTPVDFSGKRVAQIGTGSSGVQIVPAIADDVAQLTVYQKQADWLTPLNNGPITPEEQAELKANYESIRDTLNTSPSGFLHQITMRSGLDDTPEQRQEFYETRWNGPGFTKLSEHYWDMLTNETVNAEWCAFMADKIRGIVKDPETAEKLIPKGHGYGGRRPPFGTGYYEAYNKPNVSLVDINETPITRITEDGIETSAGVEEFDIIIWATGYDFGTGALNRLGVRGRQGLPLKEYWAEGPRTYLGIAAAGFPNFFFPGGPHGATGNNPRYAGDQVELVTDALVHARDHGHDVVEAAAGAEEEWTEQMNSSTQSSFLESSYFYGANIPGKPVKQLLNPTGRWALLETVAAVRQNEYATFTFSKAMEKDDA; encoded by the coding sequence ATGAGCGAATCGACGAAGGTGTCGAGCGCCTGGACCGACGTCCTGGTCATCGGAGCCGGCGTCACCGGCATCTACCAGCTGTACCTGGCGCGCGAGGCCGGGTTCTCGGCGCGGCTGATCGAGGCGGGCACCGGTGTGGGCGGGACCTGGTACTGGAACCGCTACCCCGAGGCGCGCTTCGACTCCGAGAGCTACACCTACGGCTACCTGTTCTCGAAGGAGCTGTGGGAGGAGTGGGAGTGGTCGGAGAAGTTCGCGGGCCAGCCCGAGATCGAGCGCTACTTCAACCACGTCGTCGACCGGTTCGACCTGCGGCGCGACATCCGGCTCGGGGTCAAGGTGACCGAGGCCGTCTACGACGAGCCGTCCGGGACCTGGACCGTACGGGGCAGCGACGGCACCGAGTTCCGGGCCCGCTACGTCGTCGCGGCGACCGGTAACCTCTCGGTGCCGTTCATCCCCGCCATCCCGGGACGCGAGGACTTCCGCGGCGAGCAGCACCACACCAGCCGCTGGCCGAAGACCCCCGTCGACTTCAGCGGCAAGCGGGTGGCCCAGATCGGCACCGGATCCAGCGGTGTGCAGATCGTCCCCGCGATCGCGGACGACGTGGCCCAACTCACGGTCTACCAGAAGCAGGCCGACTGGCTCACCCCGCTCAACAACGGGCCGATCACGCCGGAGGAGCAGGCCGAGCTCAAGGCGAACTACGAGTCCATCCGCGACACGCTGAACACCTCGCCGAGCGGCTTCCTCCACCAGATCACCATGCGTTCCGGCCTCGACGACACCCCGGAGCAGCGCCAGGAGTTCTACGAGACTCGGTGGAACGGGCCCGGCTTCACCAAGCTGTCCGAGCACTACTGGGACATGCTGACGAACGAGACCGTGAACGCGGAGTGGTGCGCGTTCATGGCCGACAAGATCCGCGGCATCGTCAAGGACCCGGAGACGGCGGAGAAGCTGATCCCCAAGGGACACGGCTACGGCGGTCGGCGGCCTCCCTTCGGAACCGGCTACTACGAGGCGTACAACAAGCCGAACGTCTCCCTCGTCGACATCAACGAGACGCCGATCACCCGCATCACCGAGGACGGGATCGAAACCTCCGCGGGTGTCGAGGAGTTCGACATCATCATCTGGGCGACCGGCTACGACTTCGGCACCGGCGCCCTCAACCGGCTCGGTGTGCGCGGCCGTCAGGGCCTCCCGCTGAAGGAGTACTGGGCGGAGGGTCCGCGCACCTACCTCGGGATCGCGGCGGCCGGCTTCCCGAACTTCTTCTTCCCCGGCGGACCGCACGGCGCGACGGGCAACAACCCGCGGTACGCCGGCGACCAGGTGGAGCTCGTCACCGACGCGCTCGTCCACGCGCGCGACCACGGCCACGACGTCGTCGAGGCGGCCGCCGGCGCCGAGGAGGAGTGGACGGAACAGATGAACAGCAGCACGCAGTCCTCCTTCCTGGAGAGCAGCTACTTCTACGGGGCCAACATCCCCGGCAAGCCGGTCAAGCAACTGCTGAACCCGACGGGTCGGTGGGCGCTCCTGGAGACCGTCGCCGCCGTCAGGCAGAACGAGTACGCGACGTTCACCTTCTCCAAGGCCATGGAGAAGGACGACGCCTGA
- a CDS encoding nuclear transport factor 2 family protein encodes MSDSTAAWVAAGVRSVIGAHTQAQDAGRTDDVVALYTPDAVLELPGMDPIEGHDALREAFKSWAPTQPQLHLVTNTVVVSRAEGEATATSDVAFLQRGESGWAVQLVGHYEDTLRRDEGGWRLHRRSTTFQ; translated from the coding sequence ATGAGTGATTCCACAGCGGCGTGGGTCGCGGCGGGCGTGCGATCCGTGATAGGGGCGCACACCCAGGCCCAGGACGCCGGACGTACGGACGACGTCGTCGCGCTGTACACCCCCGACGCGGTGCTGGAACTGCCGGGCATGGACCCCATCGAGGGGCATGACGCGCTGCGCGAGGCCTTCAAGTCGTGGGCGCCGACGCAGCCGCAGCTGCACCTGGTGACCAACACCGTCGTCGTCTCCCGGGCCGAGGGCGAGGCGACCGCGACCAGCGACGTGGCCTTCCTCCAGCGGGGCGAGTCCGGCTGGGCGGTGCAGCTCGTCGGGCACTACGAGGACACGCTGCGCCGTGACGAGGGCGGGTGGCGGCTGCACCGCAGGAGCACCACCTTCCAGTAG